In Triticum urartu cultivar G1812 chromosome 6, Tu2.1, whole genome shotgun sequence, the following proteins share a genomic window:
- the LOC125513195 gene encoding uncharacterized protein LOC125513195 isoform X3, with protein sequence MAYASFSFLPCSSLLEVSLLPPQDAGRSPPSMLSPPLPQAARLYSSARKKNGKGIEEDNAEAQEQERLAILKARNSDDFERFRSFTFSNLKEDFGGRASQRQNKRKKVSQRLTS encoded by the exons ATGGCCTATGCTAGCTT CAGTTTCTTACCCTGTTCCAGTCTGCTGGAAGTGTCTCTGCTGCCTCCCCAAGATGCTGGAAGGTCACCTCCATCGATGCTCTCTCCGCCGCTTCCACAAGCCGCCAGACTGTACAGTTCTGCAAG GAAAAAGAATGGAAAAGGAATAGAAGAAGACAATgctgaagcacaagagcaagagAGGCTAGCTATACTTAAAGCAAGGAATAGTGATGATTTTGAACGATTTAGGTCCTTTACATTCTCAAATCTAAAAGAAGATTTTGGAGGACGAGCCAGTCAGCGacaaaataaaagaaagaag GTTTCTCAAAGATTGACAAGTTAA
- the LOC125513195 gene encoding uncharacterized protein LOC125513195 isoform X2, with protein MAYASFFLPCSSLLEVSLLPPQDAGRSPPSMLSPPLPQAARLYSSARKKNGKGIEEDNAEAQEQERLAILKARNSDDFERFRSFTFSNLKEDFGGRASQRQNKRKKQTNIDILVLSRGA; from the exons ATGGCCTATGCTAGCTT TTTCTTACCCTGTTCCAGTCTGCTGGAAGTGTCTCTGCTGCCTCCCCAAGATGCTGGAAGGTCACCTCCATCGATGCTCTCTCCGCCGCTTCCACAAGCCGCCAGACTGTACAGTTCTGCAAG GAAAAAGAATGGAAAAGGAATAGAAGAAGACAATgctgaagcacaagagcaagagAGGCTAGCTATACTTAAAGCAAGGAATAGTGATGATTTTGAACGATTTAGGTCCTTTACATTCTCAAATCTAAAAGAAGATTTTGGAGGACGAGCCAGTCAGCGacaaaataaaagaaagaag CAAACAAATATTGATATACTTGTCTTGAGCCGTGGAGCGTGA
- the LOC125513195 gene encoding uncharacterized protein LOC125513195 isoform X1, translating into MAYASFSFLPCSSLLEVSLLPPQDAGRSPPSMLSPPLPQAARLYSSARKKNGKGIEEDNAEAQEQERLAILKARNSDDFERFRSFTFSNLKEDFGGRASQRQNKRKKQTNIDILVLSRGA; encoded by the exons ATGGCCTATGCTAGCTT CAGTTTCTTACCCTGTTCCAGTCTGCTGGAAGTGTCTCTGCTGCCTCCCCAAGATGCTGGAAGGTCACCTCCATCGATGCTCTCTCCGCCGCTTCCACAAGCCGCCAGACTGTACAGTTCTGCAAG GAAAAAGAATGGAAAAGGAATAGAAGAAGACAATgctgaagcacaagagcaagagAGGCTAGCTATACTTAAAGCAAGGAATAGTGATGATTTTGAACGATTTAGGTCCTTTACATTCTCAAATCTAAAAGAAGATTTTGGAGGACGAGCCAGTCAGCGacaaaataaaagaaagaag CAAACAAATATTGATATACTTGTCTTGAGCCGTGGAGCGTGA